The window AGTGTTGCGTGATCAAGTGCCGTATTACAGTGAAGATCGTTTTTTTGCTCCTGATATTGAACAAGCAAGTGAGTTACTCGCAAGTGGTTGTTTGAATGAGCTCATTCTCCCAAATTTGTTACCGAGTTTAGTTAAAGCTTAATCAATAGAACTAGAACATGAAAGACAAAATAGCCTAAGTAGTTAATGCTTGGGCTATTTGAGGATAAATGCATGAAAAAGCTTTGGAAAAACTGTCATATTGCCACGATGCAAAATGGACAATATTCCAGTATAGAAAATGCAGCCATGGTGACAGATGGAAAGCATATTGATTGGATCGGTTTAGAAAAAGATGTACCTCAACTAGAGTTTGAAGAATCTATTGATCTCAATGGTGCATGGGTCACGCCTGGCATGATCGATTGTCATACCCATAGTGTTTTTGGGGGGAATCGTAGTGTTGAGTTCGAACAACGTTTACAAGGTGTGAGCTATGCGGAGATTGCTGCAAATGGTGGTGGGATCGCCAGTACTGTGCGGGCAACCCGTGAAGCAACTGAAGCGCAGTTACTTGAATCAGCGCTAAAACGTATTCGTTGCATGTTAAAAGAAGGTGTGACGACCATTGAAATCAAGTCAGGTTATGGCTTGGATTATGAAAATGAACGGAAAATGTTGCGTGTCATTCGTCAGATTGCACAAACATTACCTATGACTGTGAAAAGCACGTGCTTAGCTGCACATGCATTGCCGCCTGAATTTAAAGATCAAGGTGATGCCTATATTGAGCATATTTGTACAGAAATGTTGCCCAAACTGCATCAAGAAGGGCTTGTCGATGCTGTTGATGCGTTCTGTGAGTATTTAGCATTTTCACCTGAACAAGTTGAGCGTGTATTTAAAACAGCGAAAACATTAAATCTTCCAATTAAATTGCATGCAGAACAGCTTTCTTCATTGGGTGGTTCAAGTTTAGCTGCACGTTACCATGCATTATCTGCTGATCACTTAGAGTTCATGACGGAAGATGATGTTAAGGCAATGGCTGAGACTGGAACGGTTGCTGTGCTATTGCCCGGTGCATTTTATTTTTTGAGAGAAACCCAACTTCCGCCATTAGAAAGCCTGCATAAGCATGGTGTTCGGATTGCATTATCTAGCGATTTGAATCCAGGAACTTCACCAGCTTTGTCCTTACGTTTGATGTTGAATATGGGCAGTACTTTGTTTCGTTTAACGCCTGAACAAGCCTTGGCGGGTGTCACGATTCATGCCGCTCATGCATTAGGTTTACAGGCAACACACGGCAGCTTAGAACAGGGAAAATATGCGGATTTTATTGCATGGGATATTGAGCACCCTTCTGAAATTGTGTATTGGCTCGGCGGTGATTTAAGCAAAAGAATCGTACGACACGGTACTGAAATTTCGATCAGCTAAGTGCATAACATTTAAGTAGCGATATTAATTATGGATCATTCATTTAAGTGGCAAGGAAGAAATGATGGAGAAGGTGAGGCACATTTACGTATCCATCAGGTGGTCAATACCAGTCAACACGCCACATATGCATTCATTGGCTTTAGTTCAGATGAAGGCGTAAAGCGAAATAAAGGTCGTGTCGGTGCTGCGGATGCGCCAGATCTGATTCGTGCGCAATTGGCGAATTTACCTGTGCACCAACCTGTCACAATTGCTGATCTTGGAACCGTCGTTTGTGATAGTGGTAAGTTGGAGACCGCACAGGCTGAATTGGCTGATCAGGTTGAACGTTGTTTGAAACAGGGCATGAAACCGATCGTCTTAGGCGGTGGGCATGAGGTTGCTTTTGGTAGTTTTTCAGGTTTGTTTCAATATATTCAAAATCACGAGCCAAATAAAAAGATTGGAATTATCAATTTCGATGCCCATTTTGATCTTCGTGAAGCAGAGCAAGTCACTTCAGGCACGCCTTTTCTCAATGCAGCAACATTATCAGCACAACATCAGCAAGAATTTCATTATCTATGCATTGGTGTGGCGAAGCATTCAAATACCAAAATTTTGTTTGAAACAGCAGATCGTTTGAACAGTACTTATATTTACGATAATGAATTACAACAGAAAAATGTCGAAAATATAATCTTAAAAATACAAAAATTTATCGGAAAAGTTGACTATTTGTATATTACAGTTGACCTTGATGTATTTAGTGCTAGCATTGCGCCGGGTGTAAGCGCACCGGCGGTAAAAGGAGTTGATTTATCGGTATTTGATCCATTATTAGAAGCCATTAAGGAAACCGGCAAAATTAAAGTTTTTGATGTGGCTGAATGTAATCCACGGTTCGATTTGGATAGCAGAACTGCCAAATTAGCCGCTTATATAATTTTTAACTATATATTTGATTGATGGTTCACGTGAACTTATCAAAAGGATAAGGCAAAAATGTCTAATTTATCTTATATCTCTCAAAATAACGGTCCATGGTCAACCTACCTCGAGCAAATCGATCGTGTTGCTCCTCACTTAGAACATTTAAAAGACTATATTGACACGCTTAAGCGTCCAAAACGTGCGCTTATCGTGGATGTGCCAATTGTAATGGATGATGGTACGATCCAGCATTTTGAAGGCTATCGTGTACAACACAACCTATCGCGTGGTCCAGGTAAAGGTGGTATCCGTTTCCATCCAGATGTTGACCTAAATGAAGTCATGGCACTTTCAGCGTGGATGACGATTAAAACTGCTGTTTTAAATCTTCCTTTCGGTGGTGCAAAAGGTGGTGTACGTGTTGATCCACGTAAACTTTCTCCACGTGAGTTAGAGCGTTTAACACGTCGTTATACCAGTGAAATCAGTCATATCATTGGGCCTCAAAAAGATATTCCTGCTCCAGATGTAGGTACCAATCCAAACGTAATGGGTTGGATCATGGATACTTATTCATCTGGTCAAGGTCATACTGTAACAGGTGTTGTAACAGGCAAACCTGTACATTTGGGTGGTTCTTTAGGTCGTATTAAAGCAACGGGACGTGGTGTATTTATTACAGGTCAACAAGTTGCAGATAAGATTAAATTACCACTTGATGGTGCGAAAATTGCGGTGCAAGGTTTTGGTAATGTAGGTAGTGAAGCAGCATATTTATTTGCTGAATCAAAATCTAAAATCGTAACCATCCAGGACCATACAGGTACGATTTATAATCCTGAAGGCATTAACCTTGAAGAGTTAAAAGTTTATCTTAAAACAAATCAAGGTGTGGGTGGTTTTGCTGGTGCGCAAGCGATCAGTGATGAAGCATTCTGGGACGTAGAGATGGACATCTTAATTCCTGCTGCTTTAGAAGGCCAGATCACTATTGAGCGCGCACAAAAATTAACTGCAAAACTTGTACTTGAAGGTGCAAACGGTCCAACTTATCCAGAAGCAGATGATATTTTAGTTCAACGTGGTATCACCGTTGTTCCTGACGTTATCTGTAATGCGGGTGGTGTAACCGTTTCTTACTTTGAATGGGTTCAAGATATGTCGAGCTACTTCTGGTCAGAAGAAGAAATCAATGAACGTCTTGATAAACTCATGATTCAAGCGATTAATGATGTGTGGACGACAGCAAACGAGAAAGTATGTACGCTTAGAACAGCTGCATTTATTCTTGGTTGTGAGCGTATCTTAAAAGCGCGTATGGAACGTGGTATTTTCCCTGGTTAATTGATAACTCGGTGAATCAAAACGCTCTTAAGCTAAATGGCTTAAGGGCGTTTTTTTATGGGATTGGGCTAGATTGCATCTTGAACAGCTTGAATAAATTGATCTACTGCATATTGAATATGCACTGTCCATTCAAAAGAGCAATTCATTCGAATAAAGTGTTGATGTGAAGGTAGTACATTAAAGAGCGGACTTGGCGCGATTCCAATCTGTTGTTGGATCAGCTGTTCATAGATTTGCATACTGTTGACTTTGTCAGGCAGTTGAATCCATAGAAAATAGCCACTTGGGTAGTTAAAGACTTTGCAGCCTTTGGGTAAATGATGTTTGAGATATTGAAAAAATTGCTTTTTATTCTTTTCTAGAGCACGTCTAAGCGTTCTCAAATGCTTTTCATAATGATGATGTGATAAGAACTCAACCAATGCATTTTGAATCAGTGCATTCGCAGAAATAGTACTCATCAATTGTAAATGTTGGATGTGTTCTGAGAACTTACCTGCATAAACCCAGC is drawn from Acinetobacter suaedae and contains these coding sequences:
- the hutI gene encoding imidazolonepropionase; protein product: MKKLWKNCHIATMQNGQYSSIENAAMVTDGKHIDWIGLEKDVPQLEFEESIDLNGAWVTPGMIDCHTHSVFGGNRSVEFEQRLQGVSYAEIAANGGGIASTVRATREATEAQLLESALKRIRCMLKEGVTTIEIKSGYGLDYENERKMLRVIRQIAQTLPMTVKSTCLAAHALPPEFKDQGDAYIEHICTEMLPKLHQEGLVDAVDAFCEYLAFSPEQVERVFKTAKTLNLPIKLHAEQLSSLGGSSLAARYHALSADHLEFMTEDDVKAMAETGTVAVLLPGAFYFLRETQLPPLESLHKHGVRIALSSDLNPGTSPALSLRLMLNMGSTLFRLTPEQALAGVTIHAAHALGLQATHGSLEQGKYADFIAWDIEHPSEIVYWLGGDLSKRIVRHGTEISIS
- the hutG gene encoding formimidoylglutamase yields the protein MDHSFKWQGRNDGEGEAHLRIHQVVNTSQHATYAFIGFSSDEGVKRNKGRVGAADAPDLIRAQLANLPVHQPVTIADLGTVVCDSGKLETAQAELADQVERCLKQGMKPIVLGGGHEVAFGSFSGLFQYIQNHEPNKKIGIINFDAHFDLREAEQVTSGTPFLNAATLSAQHQQEFHYLCIGVAKHSNTKILFETADRLNSTYIYDNELQQKNVENIILKIQKFIGKVDYLYITVDLDVFSASIAPGVSAPAVKGVDLSVFDPLLEAIKETGKIKVFDVAECNPRFDLDSRTAKLAAYIIFNYIFD
- a CDS encoding Glu/Leu/Phe/Val family dehydrogenase is translated as MSNLSYISQNNGPWSTYLEQIDRVAPHLEHLKDYIDTLKRPKRALIVDVPIVMDDGTIQHFEGYRVQHNLSRGPGKGGIRFHPDVDLNEVMALSAWMTIKTAVLNLPFGGAKGGVRVDPRKLSPRELERLTRRYTSEISHIIGPQKDIPAPDVGTNPNVMGWIMDTYSSGQGHTVTGVVTGKPVHLGGSLGRIKATGRGVFITGQQVADKIKLPLDGAKIAVQGFGNVGSEAAYLFAESKSKIVTIQDHTGTIYNPEGINLEELKVYLKTNQGVGGFAGAQAISDEAFWDVEMDILIPAALEGQITIERAQKLTAKLVLEGANGPTYPEADDILVQRGITVVPDVICNAGGVTVSYFEWVQDMSSYFWSEEEINERLDKLMIQAINDVWTTANEKVCTLRTAAFILGCERILKARMERGIFPG